A window of Malania oleifera isolate guangnan ecotype guangnan chromosome 5, ASM2987363v1, whole genome shotgun sequence contains these coding sequences:
- the LOC131154860 gene encoding photosystem I reaction center subunit IV B, chloroplastic, which translates to MGSCSMASAASVFGLAPNLAPNTTNFPPRTNFPPLFLSKNASSSRLVVRAAEEGAPPAATKPPPEGGPAPPPPKPPPIGPKRGTKVKILRKESYWYKGIGSVVAVDQDPKSRYPVVVRFNKVNYANVSTNNYALDEIEEVK; encoded by the exons ATGGGTAGCTGCAGCATGGCCTCTGCTGCCTCTGTGTTTGGGCTCGCCCCTAACCTCGCCCCCAACACTACCAACTTCCCTCCACGCACCAATTTCCCACCGTTATTCCTCTCCAAGAACGCCTCAAGTTCAAGACTGGTTGTCCGGGCGGCTGAGGAGGGGGCGCCGCCGGCCGCCACCAAGCCCCCGCCGGAGGGAGGGCCCGCTCCGCCCCCGCCCAAGCCGCCTCCGATTGGACCCAAGAGAGGCACCAAG GTGAAAATTCTCAGGAAGGAGTCCTACTGGTACAAAGGCATCGGATCTGTCGTGGCTGTTGACCag GATCCGAAATCGCGGTACCCGGTTGTGGTCCGGTTCAACAAGGTGAATTATGCAAATGTTTCAACAAATAACTATGCTTTGGACGAGATTGAAGAAGTTAAATGA
- the LOC131154859 gene encoding protein LOW PSII ACCUMULATION 1, chloroplastic codes for MASLLHVSCSLQFPNFHNNKTTIGTSRICFRSNTSSHRKALFSFMDGRVPASRSSLRNSSTITCSAANRPSPSEISSAAKIRNEVLSPFRSVRMFFYLAFIASGALGGLIATTQLIAALANSSRAAEVPEILKGLGIDLGAVSIFAFLYYREDKVKTAQLARLSREESLSNLKLRVDQKKVISVSSLRGIARLVVVAGPASFISESFKFSQPFTDSLLDRGVLVVPFATDGSSPSFEFDETEEMKDITNRRKRLWQLSPVYVPEWSKWLDEQKRLAGVPPDSPVYMSLRMDGRVRGSGVGYPPWNAFVAQLPPLKGVWSGLLDGMDGRVL; via the exons ATGGCGTCACTGCTGCACGTTTCCTGCAGTCTGCAATTCCCCAACTTTCATAACAACAAAACCACCATTGGCACTTCAAGAATTTGCTTCCGCAGTAACACTAGCAGCCACAGAAAGGCCCTGTTTTCCTTTATGGATGGACGCGTTCCTGCCTCACGGAGCAGTTTGCGGAACTCCTCCACCATCACCTGTTCCGCTGCCAATAGGCCCTCTCCTTCAGAGATTAG TTCAGCAGCCAAGATAAGGAATGAAGTACTATCTCCTTTCCGCTCTGTCCGGATGTTCTTTTATCTTGCTTTCATTGCTAGTGGTGCTTTGGGTGGACTAATAGCAACAACACAATTGATTGCTGCACTTGCAAATTCATCAAGAGCAGCTGAAGTCCCTGAGATTCTGAAGGGTCTTGGCATAGACTTAGGAGCAGTCTCCATCTTTGCATTCCTCTATTACAGGGAGGACAAAGTTAAAACTGCACAATTAGCTAGACTTTCGAGGGAAGAAAGCCTTTCAAATCTTAAGCTCCGTGTGGATCAAAAGAAGGTTATTTCTGTCAGCTCTTTGAGAGGAATTGCTCGCCTTGTTGTTGTTGCTGGTCCTGCATCCTTTATTTCCGAGTCTTTCAAATTTAGCCAGCCTTTCACTGACAGCCTTTTAGATCGAGGAGTTCTTGTAGTGCCTTTTGCTACGGATGGGAGTTCACCCAGTTTTGAGTTTGATGAGACTGAGGAAATGAAGGACATTACCAATAGAAGGAAGAGACTCTGGCAGCTTTCTCCTGTTTATGTTCCTGAGTGGTCCAA GTGGTTAGATGAACAAAAGAGGCTGGCCGGTGTTCCCCCAGATTCTCCTGT GTATATGTCTCTACGCATGGATGGCCGTGTCCGTGGCAGTGGTGTTGGTTATCCTCCATGGAATGCTTTTGTTGCACAGCTACCACCTTTAAAGGGAGTCTGGTCAGGCCTTCTTGATGGCATGGATGGCAGAGTTCTCTAA